A DNA window from Bos javanicus breed banteng chromosome 10, ARS-OSU_banteng_1.0, whole genome shotgun sequence contains the following coding sequences:
- the SNAPC5 gene encoding snRNA-activating protein complex subunit 5 isoform X1 gives MLSRLQELRKEEETLLRLKAALHDQLNRLKVEELALQSMISSRREGEMLPSQPAPEPSHDQMLVHVDNEASINQTALELSTRSHVQEEEEEEEEEEEDS, from the exons ATGTTGAGCCGGCTGCAGGAGCTGCGCAAGGAGGAGGAGACACTGCTCCGCTTGAAAGCGGCTCTTCACGACCAGCTGAACCGGCTCAAG GTTGAAGAGCTGGCCCTCCAGTCGATGATTAGTTCTAGAAGAGAAGGTGAGATGCTGCCTTCTCAGCCTGCACCGGAACCATCACATGAT CAGATGTTGGTGCATGTAGACAATGAAGCATCAATCAACCAAACTGCACTGGAGTTGAGCACAAGGAGCCATGtgcaagaagaggaggaggaggaggaagaggaggaggaagattcCTGA
- the SNAPC5 gene encoding snRNA-activating protein complex subunit 5 isoform X2, translating into MLSRLQELRKEEETLLRLKAALHDQLNRLKVEELALQSMISSRREGEMLPSQPAPEPSHDMLVHVDNEASINQTALELSTRSHVQEEEEEEEEEEEDS; encoded by the exons ATGTTGAGCCGGCTGCAGGAGCTGCGCAAGGAGGAGGAGACACTGCTCCGCTTGAAAGCGGCTCTTCACGACCAGCTGAACCGGCTCAAG GTTGAAGAGCTGGCCCTCCAGTCGATGATTAGTTCTAGAAGAGAAGGTGAGATGCTGCCTTCTCAGCCTGCACCGGAACCATCACATGAT ATGTTGGTGCATGTAGACAATGAAGCATCAATCAACCAAACTGCACTGGAGTTGAGCACAAGGAGCCATGtgcaagaagaggaggaggaggaggaagaggaggaggaagattcCTGA
- the RPL4 gene encoding large ribosomal subunit protein uL4, with product MACARPLISVYSEKGESSGKNVTLPAVFKAPIRPDIVNFVHTNLRKNNRQPYAVSELAGHQTSAESWGTGRAVARIPRVRGGGTHRSGQGAFGNMCRGGRMFAPTKTWRRWHRRVNTTQKRYAICSALAASALPALVMSKGHRIEEVPELPLVVEDKVEGYKKTKEAVLLLKKLKAWNDIKKVYASQRMRAGKGKMRNRRRIQRRGPCIIYNEDNGIIKAFRNIPGITLLNVSKLNILKLAPGGHVGRFCIWTESAFRKLDELYGTWRKAASLKSNYNLPMHKMLNTDLSRILKSPEIQRALRAPRKKIHRRVLKKNPLKNLRIMLKLNPYAKTMRRNTILRQARNHKIRMDKAAAALEAKSDQKGVQGKKPVVGNKEKKAVGDKKLKKPVVGKKAAGTKKPAAEKKPTEKKPTSEEKKAAA from the exons ATG gcgTGTGCTCGTCCACTGATATCAGTGTACTCCGAAAAGGGGGAGTCCTCTGGCAAAAATGTCACTTTGCCTGCTGTGTTCAAGGCTCCCATTCGACCCGATATTGTTAACTTTGTTCACACCAACTTGCGCAAAAACAACAGACAGCCCTATGCTGTCAGTGAATTAGCAG GTCATCAAACCAGTGCTGAGTCTTGGGGTACCGGCAGAGCTGTGGCTCGAATTCCCAGGGTTCGAGGTGGCGGGACTCACCGTTCCGGTCAGGGCGCTTTTGGAAAC ATGTGTCGTGGGGGCCGCATGTTTGcgccaactaagacctggcgacGTTGGCACCGCAGAGTGAATACGACGCAGAAGCGATACGCCATCTGCTCTGCACTGGCTGCCTCAGCCTTACCAGCGCTGGTCATGTCTAAAG GTCATCGTATAGAGGAAGTTCCTGAACTTCCTTTGGTGGTGGAAGATAAAGTTGAAGGCTACAAGAAGACCAAGGAGGCTGTGTTGCTTCTGAAGAAACTTAAGGCCTGGAATGATATCAAAAAG GTCTATGCCTCTCAGCGAATGAGAGCTGGCAAAGGCAAGATGAGAAACCGTCGCCGTATCCAGCGCAGGGGACCCTGCATCATCTATAATGAGGACAATGGTATCATCAAGGCCTTCAGAAACATCCCTG GAATTACTCTGCTTAATGTAAGCAAGCTGAACATTTTGAAACTTGCTCCTGGTGGTCACGTGGGACGTTTCTGCATTTGGACTGAAAGTGCTTTCCGAAAGTTAGATGAGCTATATGGCACTTGGCGTAAAGCAGCCTCCCTCAAGAGTAACTACAA cCTCCCTATGCACAAGATGCTCAATACAGACCTTAGCAGAATCTTGAAAAGCCCAGAAATCCAAAGAGCACTCCGAGCACCACG CAAGAAGATTCATCGCAGAGTCCTGAAGAAGAATCCACTGAAAAACCTGAGAATCATGTTGAAGCTTAATCCATATGCAAAGACCATGCGCAGGAACACCATTCTTCGACAGGCCAGGAAT CACAAAATCCGCATGGATAAGGCAGCAGCAGCACTAGAAGCCAAATCAGATCAGAAAGGGGTTCAGGGCAAGAAGCCTGTGGTGGGAAACAAGGAAAAGAAGGCTGTTGGCGATAAGAAGCTGAAGAAGCCTGTGGTGGGAAAAAAGGCTGCAGGGACCAAGAAACCAGCAGCTGAAAAGAAGCCCACAGAAAAGAAACCCACCTCAGAGGAAAAGAAGGCTGCTGCGTAA